A genomic region of Candidatus Babeliales bacterium contains the following coding sequences:
- the ruvA gene encoding Holliday junction branch migration protein RuvA translates to MINFLRGMVRSIEENVVTLEVQGVGFELMSPSAASLLINQEAEMHCYMHWSAENGPSFFGFTSVQERQVFLLILKCQGIGPKIAITILEQMSPGPFLQAILNGSLDALTALHGIGTKKAEQLIMQLRSPAEKLLSSGKISSDHISGGLQWKELADALQSLNYSRQEITQVLATIRQQAPNDSFDQLLRKSLALLSKQR, encoded by the coding sequence ATGATTAATTTTTTGCGCGGTATGGTACGTTCAATAGAAGAAAACGTTGTTACTCTAGAAGTGCAGGGTGTCGGTTTTGAACTCATGAGTCCTTCAGCTGCATCTTTATTAATAAATCAAGAAGCAGAAATGCATTGCTACATGCATTGGTCGGCTGAAAACGGGCCATCTTTCTTTGGGTTTACCAGCGTGCAGGAGCGACAGGTTTTTTTACTTATTTTGAAATGTCAGGGAATTGGCCCAAAAATAGCAATTACCATACTTGAGCAAATGAGCCCGGGCCCTTTTTTGCAAGCGATACTGAATGGTTCACTTGATGCACTTACTGCTCTTCATGGAATCGGAACCAAAAAAGCGGAGCAACTTATCATGCAGTTGCGTTCGCCAGCAGAAAAGCTTCTTTCAAGCGGTAAAATTTCTTCAGATCATATTTCTGGTGGGTTGCAATGGAAAGAACTTGCGGACGCTCTTCAATCGCTTAATTATTCTCGCCAAGAAATTACCCAAGTGCTCGCAACGATTCGGCAACAAGCACCAAACGATTCGTTTGATCAACTTCTAAGGAAATCTCTTGCTCTTCTTTCCAAGCAACGGTGA